The Gracilimonas sediminicola sequence AGTAGCCGGTGAGAAGCGCTTTGGGGTGGGCTCGGTTATCCTCAAAACCAGCGGCCGTGAAGTTGAGCTTATCGGACTTAAAAACCCGGAAGCCATCAGCCAATCTATAGAAAAAGCCGTTGAAGCCGAGCTTAAACGACTTGCAGCCGAGAAAGAAGCCAAACCCCGGGAACCGGAATACGAACCCGGCTCTATGGATCGCCTGGAATATCTCACCGGACTTTGGCAGCAGGGACTTATGACTGACGAAGATTTCAAAGCTGAAAAGGAAAAGCTGCAGTAGTTAGGCCTCCGTTTCCACTTTAGGTATTCTCCCTTTTCTTATCTAAAGAAAATTATACCTGCCCCTCAATTATGACAGTGTTTTACAAAATTAAGTCGTTTATTGGACGCCTAATCAAAACATTCAGGTTACTTTTATGCATACTACTTTACTGAAATCAGCTTTATTAGCAGTTTTTATAACTGCTTTCTTTTCTACAGCACCCCTTGCCCAAGAAGCCAACTTTGAAGCCGCTGAACGTTTCACCGGTGATAAAATGGAAAAACTTATCGGGAATACTTCGGTATGGCCCCGCTGGATTGAGGACACCAACAATTTCTGGTACACCTACGAAAACGATGAAGGCAAAAACTGGTATTTCGTGAATGCCGAGCGTCCTTCCCAGCGATTGCTTTTTGACCAGGAGGAAATGGCTTCACAGTTGGCTGAAACTTTTGAGCGTCCGTTTAATGCCAAAGACCTGGACCTGAAAGACTTTGAGTACAACACCGACAAAGAGCGCTTCACTTTTCATGTTGACAGTATTCAGTTCACCTATAATCTGAATGGAAATAATTTAATTAAAGGCGATTCCCTTGAAAAAGAAGAACGGGAACCGTGGGCTACCTACTCCCCCGACAGCACCTGGATTGCCTTTGCCAAAAACCACAATCTTTACCTGATTCGCTCGGATGATGAGGACAGCACCGAAATCCAGCTTACCGATGACGGTGAGCGCTGGTTCAGCTATCAGGCCGATGAAGGCGATACCACCAGCAACAAGCGCCTGCGAACCAATGCCAACTTTTTTGATGATGAAAGCAAACTATACATCACACGTACCGATGACCGTAAAGTAAATGAGCTTTGGGTGATAAACAGTCTGGGAA is a genomic window containing:
- a CDS encoding PH domain-containing protein; the encoded protein is MSNNQKSITLTPSWKAFFWQYFFGVILIPALVGIYLIWKTRKAQNGISYTITDRKITVVDGHISQNIDLADIRKVVAGEKRFGVGSVILKTSGREVELIGLKNPEAISQSIEKAVEAELKRLAAEKEAKPREPEYEPGSMDRLEYLTGLWQQGLMTDEDFKAEKEKLQ